One region of Micromonospora ureilytica genomic DNA includes:
- a CDS encoding bifunctional 3,4-dihydroxy-2-butanone-4-phosphate synthase/GTP cyclohydrolase II, whose translation MTGFGDIEQAIAEIAAGRPVVVVDDADRENEGDLIFAAELATPELMAFMVRHTSGYVCVALTESEADRLDLPPMHHTNQDRRGTAYTVTVDAREGVGTGISAADRAHTSRLLADAATDPTDLSRPGHVVPLRAREGGVLRRPGHTEAGIDLTRLAGLRPAGVLCELVNDDGTMMRLPDLEKFSAEHGLTLITIADLIAYRRRTEKQVELVADARMPTRHGVFRALGYRAEHDPAEHVAMVLGDLGDGQDVLVRVHSECLTGDVFGSLRCDCGPQLDAALARVGQEGRGVVLYVRGHEGRGIGLLHKLQAYQLQDSGRDTVDANLDLGLPADARDYGTGAQILYDLGVRSMRLLTNNPAKRAGLEGYGLTITGREGLPVGAHPENMRYLRTKRDRMGHLLDQLDEVSEAPLGRPVANDEIGA comes from the coding sequence GTGACCGGTTTTGGGGATATTGAGCAGGCGATCGCGGAGATCGCGGCCGGCCGGCCGGTCGTCGTGGTCGACGACGCGGACCGGGAGAACGAGGGCGATCTGATCTTCGCGGCCGAGTTGGCCACGCCGGAGCTGATGGCGTTCATGGTGCGCCACACCTCCGGGTACGTCTGCGTGGCGCTGACCGAGAGCGAGGCCGACCGGCTCGACCTGCCGCCGATGCACCACACCAACCAGGACCGGCGTGGCACCGCGTACACGGTGACAGTGGACGCCCGGGAGGGGGTCGGCACCGGCATCTCGGCGGCCGACCGCGCGCACACCAGCCGGCTGCTCGCCGACGCGGCGACCGACCCGACCGACCTGTCCCGGCCCGGGCACGTGGTGCCGCTGCGCGCTCGCGAGGGCGGGGTGCTGCGTCGCCCGGGGCACACCGAGGCGGGCATCGACCTGACCCGGCTGGCCGGGCTGCGTCCGGCGGGCGTGCTCTGCGAGCTGGTCAACGACGACGGCACCATGATGCGCCTGCCGGACCTGGAGAAGTTCTCCGCCGAGCACGGCCTCACGCTGATCACCATCGCCGACCTGATCGCCTACCGGCGGCGTACCGAGAAGCAGGTCGAGCTGGTCGCCGACGCCCGGATGCCAACGCGCCACGGGGTGTTCCGGGCGCTCGGCTACCGCGCCGAGCACGACCCCGCCGAGCACGTCGCGATGGTGCTGGGTGACCTCGGTGACGGCCAGGACGTGCTGGTCCGGGTGCACTCCGAGTGCCTGACCGGGGACGTGTTCGGCTCGCTGCGCTGCGACTGTGGGCCGCAGTTGGACGCCGCGCTGGCTCGCGTCGGGCAGGAGGGCCGGGGCGTGGTGCTCTACGTCCGGGGGCACGAGGGGCGTGGCATCGGGCTGCTGCACAAGCTGCAGGCGTACCAGTTGCAGGACTCCGGCCGCGACACCGTCGACGCCAACCTCGACCTGGGCCTGCCGGCCGACGCCCGTGACTACGGCACCGGCGCGCAGATCCTCTACGACCTGGGCGTGCGCTCGATGCGGCTGCTGACCAACAACCCGGCCAAGCGGGCCGGGCTGGAGGGGTACGGGTTGACCATCACCGGCCGCGAGGGGCTGCCGGTCGGCGCGCACCCGGAGAACATGCGCTACCTGCGCACCAAGCGGGACCGGATGGGTCACCTGCTGGACCAGTTGGACGAGGTGTCCGAGGCGCCGCTGGGGCGTCCGGTCGCCAACGACGAGATCGGAGCATGA
- a CDS encoding riboflavin synthase codes for MFTGIIEELGEIVRVAPTAGDSALLGVRGPLVTSDARHGDSIAVNGVCLTVVEVADGVFTADVMGETLRRSALGALRPGDPVNLERAAALGSRLGGHLVQGHVDGVGELISREPAEQWETVRFRLPAALSRYVVEKGSITIDGVSLTVAAVGADEFAVGLIPTTLKLTTLGAKGVGDPVNLEVDVLAKYVERLLGDRVTDADARGVASTPGGVA; via the coding sequence ATGTTCACCGGCATTATTGAGGAATTGGGCGAGATCGTCCGGGTCGCGCCGACGGCGGGAGATTCGGCGCTGCTCGGCGTACGCGGCCCGCTCGTCACGTCCGACGCCCGGCACGGCGACTCGATCGCCGTCAACGGTGTCTGCCTGACCGTCGTGGAGGTGGCCGACGGGGTCTTCACCGCCGACGTGATGGGGGAGACGCTGCGCCGCTCCGCGCTGGGCGCCCTGCGCCCCGGCGACCCGGTCAACCTGGAACGAGCCGCCGCGCTCGGCAGTCGCCTCGGCGGGCACCTGGTGCAGGGCCACGTCGACGGCGTCGGTGAACTGATCTCCCGGGAGCCGGCCGAGCAGTGGGAGACCGTCCGGTTCCGACTGCCCGCCGCCCTGTCCCGGTACGTGGTGGAGAAGGGCTCGATCACCATCGACGGCGTCTCGTTGACAGTGGCCGCCGTCGGCGCGGACGAGTTCGCCGTCGGGCTGATCCCGACCACGCTGAAGCTGACCACGCTCGGCGCGAAGGGCGTCGGCGACCCGGTCAACCTGGAGGTCGACGTGTTGGCCAAGTACGTCGAGCGGCTGCTCGGCGACCGGGTCACCGACGCCGACGCTCGCGGGGTGGCCTCGACACCGGGCGGGGTGGCCTGA
- a CDS encoding response regulator: MEPEVDRKDIILVVDDDEDIARFVEFNLRLHGFEVIHASDGQEALEVIERQRPDLAVVDLMMPRIDGLELTRRLRADPMTSALPVIMLTAKGMTVDKVHGLSAGADDYLVKPFDTAELVARVSSTLRRNKEFREVSPLTGLPGNSRIRREISDRVRNGVDYAVGYVDIDRFKSVNDRYGFVRGDDFISALARSLHRAVVAVGLPPAFLGHVGGDDFVIVCAPDQVRPLTSRAVVDFENAADTLYDPTDRERGFVELKDRRGNIRRAALVTLSIGVSLSDDGKRFTDPLEAIAVASEMKTVAKSQPGSYVAVDRRRGVT; this comes from the coding sequence GTGGAGCCCGAGGTCGACCGCAAGGACATCATTCTCGTCGTCGACGACGACGAGGACATCGCTCGTTTCGTCGAGTTCAACCTGCGGCTGCACGGCTTCGAGGTGATCCACGCCAGCGACGGTCAGGAGGCTCTGGAGGTCATCGAGCGCCAGCGGCCGGACCTGGCGGTGGTCGACCTCATGATGCCGCGGATCGACGGGCTGGAGCTGACCCGGCGGTTGCGCGCGGACCCGATGACCTCCGCCCTTCCGGTGATCATGCTGACCGCCAAGGGGATGACCGTCGACAAGGTGCACGGGCTCAGCGCCGGTGCGGACGACTACCTGGTCAAGCCGTTCGACACCGCCGAGCTGGTGGCTCGGGTCTCGTCCACGTTGCGCCGCAACAAGGAGTTCCGGGAGGTCTCCCCGCTGACCGGGCTGCCCGGCAACAGCCGGATCCGTCGGGAGATCAGCGACCGGGTCCGAAACGGCGTGGACTACGCGGTCGGCTACGTCGACATCGACCGGTTCAAGAGCGTCAACGACCGGTACGGCTTCGTGCGCGGCGACGACTTCATCTCCGCGCTGGCCCGCAGCCTGCACCGGGCGGTCGTGGCGGTGGGCCTGCCGCCGGCCTTCCTCGGCCACGTCGGCGGTGACGACTTCGTCATCGTCTGCGCCCCGGACCAGGTGCGCCCACTGACGTCCCGGGCGGTCGTCGACTTCGAGAACGCCGCCGACACGCTCTACGACCCGACCGATCGGGAGCGCGGCTTCGTCGAGCTGAAGGACCGACGAGGCAACATCAGGCGCGCGGCCCTGGTCACGCTCTCCATCGGGGTGTCCCTCTCCGACGACGGCAAGCGGTTCACCGACCCCCTCGAAGCGATCGCGGTGGCCTCGGAGATGAAGACGGTCGCCAAGAGTCAACCGGGTTCGTACGTGGCGGTGGACCGGCGTCGCGGCGTCACCTGA
- the ribH gene encoding 6,7-dimethyl-8-ribityllumazine synthase, translated as MAGFGEPGVEAVDAAGLTVGVVAARWHGELTDHMLERAVAAAEACGARSVVARVAGSVELPVVAQALARRCDVVVALGVVIRGATAHFDYVCRSVTDGLTRVALDEGKPVAHGVLTVETIEQARDRAGLPGSAEDKGWAATVAALDAALAVRTVAAGNAQRVGFSG; from the coding sequence ATGGCGGGTTTCGGTGAGCCGGGAGTCGAGGCGGTCGACGCCGCGGGGCTGACCGTCGGGGTCGTTGCCGCCCGCTGGCACGGCGAGCTGACCGATCACATGCTGGAGCGTGCGGTTGCCGCCGCCGAGGCGTGTGGCGCCCGTTCCGTGGTGGCCCGGGTCGCCGGGTCGGTCGAGCTGCCGGTGGTGGCACAGGCCCTCGCCCGCCGCTGCGACGTCGTGGTCGCCCTCGGCGTCGTGATCCGCGGGGCCACCGCCCACTTCGACTACGTCTGCCGCTCGGTCACCGACGGGCTGACCCGGGTGGCGCTGGACGAGGGCAAGCCGGTGGCGCACGGGGTGCTGACCGTGGAGACCATCGAGCAGGCCCGCGACCGCGCCGGTCTGCCCGGGTCCGCGGAGGACAAGGGCTGGGCCGCCACCGTCGCGGCGCTCGACGCGGCACTGGCCGTGCGCACCGTGGCGGCGGGCAACGCCCAGCGGGTCGGCTTCAGCGGCTGA
- the pnuC gene encoding nicotinamide riboside transporter PnuC, translating into MGPLSWLLDAQVQVAGSPVLAREIVGNTFGLVSALLGLRRLVWAWPVGMIGNALLLTVFLGGVFATPQEHDLYGQAGRQVFFFAVSVYGWWRWQRNRRGDAGQAAVVPRWATGRERLLLLVAAVIGTAAAYPLLKALGSWGPLPDAWILTGSLLATYGMARGWVEFWLLWIAVDAVGVPLLLRGGFYPSAVMYLIYGALCVWGFAAWWRTSRATATVRTPTYTEALA; encoded by the coding sequence ATGGGCCCGCTCAGCTGGCTGCTGGACGCCCAGGTGCAGGTCGCCGGCTCGCCGGTGCTGGCCCGCGAGATCGTCGGCAACACGTTCGGGCTGGTCTCGGCGCTGCTCGGGCTGCGCCGGCTGGTCTGGGCGTGGCCGGTCGGCATGATCGGTAACGCGCTACTCCTCACCGTCTTCCTCGGCGGGGTGTTCGCCACCCCGCAGGAGCACGACCTGTACGGGCAGGCCGGCCGACAGGTGTTCTTCTTCGCGGTGAGCGTCTACGGCTGGTGGCGCTGGCAGCGCAACCGTCGCGGCGACGCCGGGCAGGCGGCGGTCGTCCCGCGCTGGGCCACCGGACGGGAACGACTGCTGCTGCTGGTGGCCGCCGTGATCGGCACCGCCGCGGCGTACCCGCTACTTAAGGCCCTGGGCTCGTGGGGCCCGCTGCCCGACGCCTGGATCCTCACCGGCAGCCTGCTGGCCACCTACGGCATGGCCCGCGGCTGGGTGGAGTTCTGGCTGCTCTGGATCGCTGTGGACGCGGTCGGCGTGCCGCTGCTGCTGCGCGGCGGGTTCTACCCGTCGGCCGTCATGTACCTGATCTACGGCGCCCTCTGCGTCTGGGGCTTCGCCGCCTGGTGGCGCACCTCGCGCGCGACGGCCACCGTCCGTACGCCCACCTACACGGAGGCCCTGGCGTGA
- a CDS encoding amino acid ABC transporter permease, whose product MTLLDHVPSEAQLRRSAYRRRQTVYSVLVAAFSTAALGTLLVIAVTGAPGWDRVRRSFLDPEIARDALPTVLSGLWLNVRLLVCCAVGALLVGLVIAVLRTLRGPVFFPVRALAAGYTYTFRGLPLIIVLYLLTLGVPGLRLQGMPPVLVLGGVALVLTYGGYLAEVFRAGIESVHSSQLAAARSLGLTYRQTMRHVVLPQAVRRVAPPLLNDVVALQKDVGLVSLAGPIDAVRAAQIATAQTFNYTPYVVAGVLFVLLAIPLIAVTDWVTLRAARRQSGG is encoded by the coding sequence GTGACTCTTCTGGATCACGTGCCGTCCGAGGCACAGCTGCGGCGGTCGGCGTACCGGCGGCGGCAGACCGTCTACAGCGTGCTCGTCGCGGCGTTCTCGACGGCGGCGCTCGGCACGCTGCTGGTGATCGCGGTGACCGGGGCGCCGGGCTGGGACCGGGTCCGGCGGTCGTTCCTGGATCCGGAGATCGCCCGCGACGCGCTGCCGACGGTGCTGAGCGGGCTCTGGCTCAACGTACGGCTGCTGGTGTGCTGTGCGGTCGGCGCGCTGCTGGTCGGATTGGTGATCGCCGTGCTGCGGACGCTGCGCGGGCCGGTCTTCTTCCCGGTCCGCGCGCTGGCCGCCGGCTACACCTACACGTTCCGCGGCCTACCGCTGATCATCGTGCTCTACCTGCTCACCCTCGGCGTGCCGGGGCTGCGGTTGCAGGGCATGCCGCCGGTGCTGGTGCTGGGTGGGGTCGCGTTGGTCCTCACCTACGGCGGCTACCTCGCCGAGGTGTTCCGGGCCGGCATCGAGTCGGTGCACTCCAGTCAGCTCGCCGCCGCCCGCTCGTTGGGCCTGACCTACCGGCAGACGATGCGGCACGTGGTCCTGCCGCAGGCCGTCCGTCGGGTGGCACCACCGCTGCTCAACGACGTGGTGGCGTTGCAGAAGGACGTGGGCCTGGTGTCACTCGCCGGGCCGATCGACGCGGTCCGCGCCGCCCAGATCGCCACCGCCCAGACGTTCAACTACACGCCGTACGTCGTGGCCGGGGTCCTCTTCGTGCTGCTCGCGATCCCGCTGATCGCGGTCACGGACTGGGTGACGCTACGCGCGGCCCGCCGACAGTCGGGGGGCTGA
- a CDS encoding septum formation family protein, which produces MRRWLAAFAGGGALALALAGCGAPAGLDRDLIDDWPAPVAAQQFVPAADVCHHSSQQVGFLTGYNPTACTESHRVETMHVGTLTGPGATGGTPPQPGSAGMRAAQAGCDTAVNKAVGADWRSGRLGLTVVLPSPQAWSGGARWYRCDVTEIASIDDTAVDLRTGSLRGALSGAAPLAYRCFNPKLVKDDIDEMKPVSCTAKHHAEFVGVWQAPDVSYAEFTRSIKQTHRACQTMIAKYAKVPDNSQLDFRAGTIYYQPYEEEWRNGNRGVQCFLWISDRNLTRSMKNAGTKGLPVT; this is translated from the coding sequence ATGCGACGGTGGTTGGCGGCGTTCGCCGGGGGTGGGGCACTGGCCCTGGCGCTGGCCGGGTGCGGCGCACCCGCCGGACTCGACCGTGACCTCATCGACGACTGGCCGGCGCCCGTCGCGGCGCAGCAGTTCGTCCCCGCCGCCGACGTCTGCCACCACAGCTCCCAGCAGGTCGGCTTCCTGACCGGCTACAACCCGACGGCGTGCACCGAGTCGCACCGGGTGGAGACCATGCACGTCGGCACCCTCACCGGCCCGGGCGCCACGGGCGGCACTCCCCCGCAGCCCGGCTCGGCCGGCATGCGGGCCGCACAGGCCGGGTGCGACACCGCCGTCAACAAGGCGGTGGGCGCCGACTGGCGTTCCGGGCGGCTCGGCCTGACCGTCGTGCTGCCGTCACCGCAGGCCTGGTCGGGCGGGGCCCGCTGGTACCGCTGCGACGTCACCGAGATCGCCAGCATCGACGACACCGCCGTCGACCTGCGCACCGGCAGCCTCCGCGGCGCGCTGTCCGGCGCGGCGCCGCTGGCGTACCGCTGCTTCAACCCGAAGCTGGTCAAGGACGACATCGACGAGATGAAGCCGGTCTCCTGCACCGCCAAGCACCACGCCGAGTTCGTCGGCGTCTGGCAGGCCCCGGACGTCAGTTACGCCGAGTTCACCCGCAGCATCAAGCAGACCCACCGGGCCTGCCAGACGATGATCGCCAAGTACGCCAAGGTTCCGGACAACTCCCAGCTCGACTTCCGCGCCGGGACGATCTACTACCAGCCGTACGAGGAGGAGTGGCGCAACGGCAACCGGGGCGTGCAGTGCTTCCTCTGGATCTCCGACCGGAACCTGACCCGGTCGATGAAGAACGCCGGCACCAAGGGTCTTCCGGTCACCTGA
- a CDS encoding amino acid ABC transporter ATP-binding protein: MALLQCRGLRKEFGGHVVLDQLDLTVAEHQVVALIGASGSGKSTLLRCVNLLDELDDGTIELDGEDISDPRVDPDQVRRRIGMVFQAYNLFPHLSVLDNITLAPRRVHRRARAEAEAQARELLDRVGLGAKANAYPDRLSGGQQQRVAIVRALANSPRLMLLDEVTSALDPELVGEVLSMIRDLKADGMTMVLATHEMGFAREVADEVCFLDAGRVVESGPPEQVLGEPTQPRTRQFLRRIIEAGRL; the protein is encoded by the coding sequence ATGGCGTTGTTGCAGTGTCGGGGCCTGCGCAAGGAGTTCGGCGGGCACGTCGTGCTCGACCAGCTCGACCTGACCGTCGCCGAGCACCAGGTGGTGGCCCTGATCGGCGCGTCCGGGTCCGGCAAGTCGACACTGCTGCGCTGCGTCAACCTGCTTGACGAACTCGACGACGGCACCATCGAGTTGGACGGGGAGGACATCTCCGATCCCCGGGTGGACCCCGACCAGGTCCGGCGGCGGATCGGCATGGTGTTCCAGGCGTACAACCTCTTTCCGCACCTGAGCGTGTTGGACAACATCACCCTCGCGCCGCGGCGCGTACACCGGCGGGCCCGGGCGGAGGCCGAGGCGCAGGCCCGCGAACTGCTCGACCGGGTGGGGCTCGGCGCCAAGGCGAACGCCTACCCGGACCGGCTCTCCGGCGGGCAGCAGCAGCGGGTGGCGATCGTCCGGGCGCTGGCCAACTCACCTCGACTGATGCTGCTCGACGAGGTCACCTCCGCGTTGGACCCGGAACTCGTCGGCGAGGTGCTGTCGATGATCCGGGACCTGAAGGCCGACGGCATGACCATGGTGCTGGCCACCCACGAGATGGGCTTCGCCCGGGAGGTCGCCGACGAGGTGTGTTTCCTCGACGCCGGGCGGGTCGTCGAGAGCGGCCCGCCCGAGCAGGTGCTCGGCGAGCCGACGCAGCCCCGTACCCGGCAGTTCCTGCGCCGGATCATCGAGGCCGGTCGGCTGTGA
- the rpe gene encoding ribulose-phosphate 3-epimerase translates to MTVPPPIVAPSILAADFARLAEEVRAVEDAADWLHVDVMDNHFVPNLTIGLPVVQSLRAVTAMPFDVHLMIEDPRRWAPGYADAGAYNVTFHAEASDDPVALAKDLRSAGAKAGLAIDRDTPIEPYLDLLPSFDTLLIMTIKAGFGGQRFIPQMLEKVQTARRHVSAGHLELRIEVDGGIAADTIEQAAAAGADAFVAGTAVYGAADPAEAVRHLRALAERAAPGA, encoded by the coding sequence GTGACCGTACCGCCGCCGATCGTCGCGCCGAGCATCCTGGCCGCCGATTTCGCCCGACTCGCCGAAGAGGTCCGTGCCGTCGAGGACGCCGCGGACTGGTTGCACGTCGACGTGATGGACAACCACTTCGTGCCGAACCTGACCATTGGGCTGCCCGTGGTGCAGAGCCTGCGCGCTGTCACGGCGATGCCCTTCGACGTGCACCTGATGATCGAGGACCCGCGCCGGTGGGCGCCCGGGTACGCCGACGCGGGGGCGTACAACGTCACCTTCCACGCGGAGGCGTCGGACGACCCGGTGGCGTTGGCCAAGGATCTGCGCTCGGCCGGTGCGAAGGCGGGCCTGGCCATCGATCGGGACACCCCGATCGAGCCCTACCTGGACCTGCTGCCCAGCTTCGACACCCTGCTGATCATGACGATCAAGGCCGGCTTCGGTGGGCAGCGGTTCATTCCGCAGATGCTGGAGAAGGTGCAGACGGCCCGGCGGCACGTGTCGGCCGGGCACCTGGAGCTGCGCATCGAGGTGGACGGCGGGATCGCCGCCGACACCATCGAGCAGGCAGCCGCCGCGGGTGCCGACGCGTTCGTGGCCGGCACCGCCGTGTACGGGGCCGCCGATCCGGCGGAGGCGGTACGCCACCTGCGGGCACTGGCGGAACGCGCGGCTCCCGGGGCCTGA
- a CDS encoding ABC transporter substrate-binding protein: MASRSRLLALTLAGAVVVATAGCAPQKELPTPTVTTGLSCAKDSLPTRTPGKLTIATDQPAYEPWFSKDKPESGEGFESAVAYAVAEKLGYARADVAWTRVKFDTAIAPGPKDFDFDINQFSITEERKQAVDFSAPYYLVRQTVIALKSSKIAGRKSLAELRDARLGAQVGTTSYQAITDVIKPAAKPQVYNSNDDAKKALQNGQLDGLVVDLPTAFYITGAEITDATIVGQVPQVGTPEAFGLLLDKNSPLTSCVSGAVGQLAAAGTLKELEQKWLAQVAGAAELR; this comes from the coding sequence ATGGCCAGCCGCTCACGTCTCCTCGCGCTCACCCTCGCCGGTGCCGTCGTCGTAGCCACCGCCGGATGCGCGCCACAGAAGGAGCTACCAACCCCCACCGTCACCACGGGGCTGTCCTGCGCCAAGGACAGCCTGCCCACCCGTACGCCGGGCAAGCTCACCATCGCCACCGACCAGCCCGCGTACGAGCCGTGGTTCTCGAAGGACAAGCCGGAGAGCGGCGAGGGCTTCGAGTCCGCCGTCGCGTACGCGGTGGCCGAGAAGCTCGGCTACGCCCGCGCGGACGTGGCCTGGACCCGGGTCAAGTTCGACACCGCGATCGCGCCGGGGCCGAAGGACTTCGACTTCGACATCAACCAGTTCTCCATCACCGAGGAGCGCAAGCAGGCGGTCGACTTCTCCGCGCCGTACTACCTGGTGCGGCAGACCGTCATCGCGTTGAAGTCCTCGAAGATCGCCGGCCGGAAGTCGCTAGCCGAGCTGCGGGACGCTCGGCTCGGCGCGCAGGTCGGCACCACCAGCTACCAGGCGATCACCGACGTGATCAAGCCGGCCGCCAAGCCGCAGGTCTACAACAGCAACGACGACGCCAAGAAGGCCCTGCAGAACGGGCAGTTGGACGGTCTCGTGGTGGACCTGCCGACCGCCTTCTACATCACCGGCGCGGAGATCACCGACGCGACGATCGTCGGGCAGGTGCCGCAGGTCGGTACGCCCGAGGCGTTCGGGTTGCTGCTGGACAAGAACTCGCCGCTGACGTCCTGCGTGAGCGGGGCGGTCGGTCAGCTCGCCGCGGCGGGCACGCTGAAGGAGCTGGAACAGAAGTGGCTCGCGCAGGTGGCGGGGGCGGCCGAGCTGCGGTGA
- a CDS encoding septum formation family protein, whose protein sequence is MRRWLPALVLAGVTTMLLLTGCAPARGADGDLTDDWPTLRVPKPFTPATDTCLPRIATVVQASTYETVDCARNHLAETIHVGTFVGPDALTETRPEPGSSALRTARAECDQRARQVLGGDWHTARLALSLALPSAPAWTGGARWFRCDLSETGSIDNTRAVNRTGSLRGALIGDTPLTHRCFDPKLIGDNLNYMAPVLCTEPHRAEFVGVYEEGDLSWADFAKSAEQAHRRCMALIAEYAAVPNNSELPYRAGSIYYPPSQREWEEGDRGVRCFLWSDDRKLTRSMRGAGPEGLPAI, encoded by the coding sequence ATGCGACGGTGGCTTCCAGCGCTGGTGCTGGCCGGCGTCACCACGATGCTGCTGCTGACCGGCTGCGCGCCGGCGCGGGGCGCGGACGGTGATCTCACCGACGACTGGCCGACGCTGCGGGTGCCGAAGCCGTTCACCCCCGCCACCGACACCTGTCTGCCGCGGATCGCCACTGTGGTGCAGGCCAGCACGTACGAGACGGTGGACTGCGCGCGTAACCACCTGGCCGAGACCATCCACGTCGGCACCTTCGTCGGGCCCGACGCGCTGACCGAGACCCGACCGGAACCCGGGTCGTCGGCGCTGCGCACGGCTCGCGCCGAGTGCGACCAGCGAGCCCGACAGGTGCTCGGCGGTGACTGGCACACGGCCCGACTCGCGCTGTCCCTCGCGCTGCCGTCCGCACCCGCGTGGACCGGCGGCGCCCGCTGGTTCCGCTGCGACCTCAGCGAGACCGGCAGCATCGACAACACCCGCGCGGTGAACCGCACCGGCAGCCTTCGCGGAGCCCTGATCGGCGACACGCCCCTGACGCACCGCTGCTTCGATCCCAAGCTGATCGGCGACAACCTCAACTACATGGCGCCGGTGCTCTGCACCGAGCCGCACCGCGCCGAGTTCGTGGGCGTCTACGAGGAGGGGGACCTGAGCTGGGCGGACTTCGCCAAGTCCGCCGAGCAGGCGCACCGGCGCTGCATGGCGCTGATCGCCGAGTACGCGGCGGTACCCAACAACAGCGAGCTGCCGTACCGGGCCGGGTCCATCTACTACCCACCCTCGCAGCGGGAGTGGGAGGAGGGCGACCGTGGAGTGCGCTGTTTCCTGTGGAGCGACGACCGCAAACTCACCCGCTCCATGCGCGGCGCCGGCCCGGAGGGACTGCCCGCGATCTGA
- the ribD gene encoding bifunctional diaminohydroxyphosphoribosylaminopyrimidine deaminase/5-amino-6-(5-phosphoribosylamino)uracil reductase RibD encodes MASVSVDEAMRRAIELAARGLGTTSPNPVVGCVLLDEDGEVVGEGFHAYAGGPHAEIVALAQAGRRAKGGTAVVTLEPCDHTGRTGPCSSALVQAGVGRVVIAVPDPNPVASGGAATLRAAGVRVDLGVRGEEAEAGNVAWLTSMRRGWPYVIWKYAATLDGRSAAADGTSMWITSEAARIDVHALRGTVDAVVAGVGTVLADDPRLTARNLRDGSLAIRQPLRVVVDSSGRTPADALVRDGAARTWIATADEVGADADGRVDLSALLAALHQRGVRAVLLEGGPRLAGAFLRAGLVDKIVGYVAPRLLGAGPTALVDAGVTTIAEAIDLEFVDVTQIGPDLRITALPRKREG; translated from the coding sequence ATGGCCAGCGTCTCCGTTGATGAGGCGATGCGGCGTGCGATCGAGTTGGCCGCGCGCGGGCTCGGCACCACCAGCCCCAATCCGGTGGTCGGGTGCGTGCTGCTCGACGAGGACGGCGAGGTCGTGGGCGAGGGCTTCCACGCGTACGCCGGCGGACCGCACGCCGAGATCGTCGCGCTGGCACAGGCCGGGCGGCGGGCCAAGGGCGGCACCGCTGTCGTCACTCTGGAACCCTGCGATCACACCGGCCGCACCGGCCCCTGTAGTTCCGCGCTCGTCCAGGCGGGGGTGGGCCGGGTGGTCATCGCCGTGCCCGACCCCAACCCTGTCGCTTCCGGGGGCGCCGCCACGTTGCGCGCCGCCGGGGTCCGGGTCGATCTGGGGGTACGCGGCGAGGAGGCCGAGGCCGGCAACGTCGCCTGGCTGACCTCGATGCGCCGGGGCTGGCCGTATGTGATCTGGAAGTACGCCGCCACGCTCGACGGCCGCTCCGCCGCGGCGGACGGCACCAGCATGTGGATCACCTCGGAGGCGGCCCGGATCGACGTGCACGCGCTGCGGGGCACTGTCGACGCGGTCGTCGCCGGGGTGGGCACCGTGCTCGCCGACGACCCCCGGCTGACCGCCCGCAACCTTCGCGACGGCAGCCTGGCCATCCGGCAGCCGCTGCGGGTGGTGGTGGACAGCTCGGGGCGTACCCCGGCTGACGCCCTGGTCCGCGACGGCGCCGCGCGGACGTGGATCGCGACCGCCGACGAGGTCGGCGCTGACGCGGACGGCCGGGTCGACCTGTCGGCGCTGCTCGCGGCGCTGCACCAGCGTGGGGTCCGCGCGGTGCTGCTGGAGGGCGGCCCTCGACTGGCCGGCGCGTTCCTGCGGGCCGGCCTGGTCGACAAGATCGTCGGGTACGTCGCGCCGCGGTTGCTCGGCGCCGGCCCGACCGCTCTGGTCGACGCGGGAGTGACCACCATCGCTGAGGCCATCGATCTGGAGTTCGTCGACGTTACGCAGATCGGTCCGGATCTTCGGATCACCGCTTTGCCCCGCAAAAGGGAGGGCTGA